The Lepeophtheirus salmonis chromosome 13, UVic_Lsal_1.4, whole genome shotgun sequence genome segment aaggatCCTCCTCTTCATCTTCATCTTCCTCCTCCTCATCCGCTTGATACCATTTTGGCTCAGCATAATTGTCTGGCTCACGTGCATTAGCCCCATATTTATGTGTTTTAGTAGACATAGACATGCCTTTAGTCTCTGTGGTTTCGTATCCACATTTAGGACATGGTAAGGGACTATTTTTGTCATACTTGATTCCTTTCCTTCTCACGTGATCATCGCAATAGCAAATTTTACACCTGAGACAGGAATGTTGACCAATTCTGTTACATGAAGCACATTTATAATCATCCCTTTCGAGGATCTGACAGGATGCTTGATGCTCAAATTGATCATCTTCACAGAGAAAATTGTCACAGAAAGAGCAGGTGAAGATGCGACCTCCGTGAGACCAAATACTTCTTTCACATTCGAAGCATACAGCGTCCGCTAAGGGACAGGTGCAAGGATGAACCGAGAGGCATTTGCGACCATGACATATCCAGGCCTCACAAAAGTCACAGATTGCGCCAACCATTGCCGTTCCAGAAGTAAATACTCCAGGATGCTTGATGACACAATCCCCAGTCTTTAACATGCATTTCACTTTTCCGCATTCGGCACAACATGGGAGTCGTTGTAGGGATTCACAAAAGTAGCAAAAGGCTCTATTCTTCTGAAGTCGGCCGCATTTATCACATTCCATCTTCCCATTGCATGGAGCCAGCGTGATGCAATCCTTACGAGCACGAACTCCATCACGGATGACCTTTTGACGAGCCTTCTGCTTCTCAGCCTTTTTACGTTGCCCCGTTTTCTTGTTAGGCATCTGTTAACTCTTCAAAGGAACTCGATtaccttataatttataaataacaatatactaAACGAATTTATTACTAGTATATATCAATGCTAATAAAAGTTtcttttccttctctctctctctctttcagtCTTTGTCTCCCTCTCTCTCAAAGACTTATTTTCTCACAAGGCGAGTTTTCCACATCTCTCATACGTGTACACGTGAGTAGCGTATTTCAAATGGGCACTTACTATTACTTAATCAAACCTCAAcagttttcctttttaaattgaagaggttctgtaatttaaaatgtgtcttgtttGGAGAACAGAAAGTGccacaaaaaaattacgttctttaaaaatttatactattttaagagcctttctttaaattaaattttaaaagtaggaCTAcgtaattatgtttatttggCATTTTTTGTCCTTCAAAATGAGATACactaaaaaatccaaaaatattttaaatcaaaaaattaattctttattttgaattggaGGTTTTAATTAGTCGACTCAAGGCCctttagttttaatattctaAAGTCCACACGCACGAGATATGTGGAAACTTTCCTATACTCTCACTTTGTAGTTTATCGTCTCTCATTCTCACTTGCAATCGgaaagtttattaattataaactttacTCCTTTACTCATGGCACTCCCCCACTGTATGTATGAGTTATGCCACTTGTCTTGCTGGACGATTTAGATGACGTGACATGGATCAGCCGAAAAAATTGATTGTGGCTGGCTCGATTCCCCCCCACCCCACCCAATCTCCTCCGAagaaatccaaaattatataaggaattataagaaaaaatttaaatctctAAGGTTATCAGGCTtgccttttgaattttataagatatttgtaGAAAAGCTATGTCCCATCTTAGAAGCATCTTACCCAGAGATTCGGGACTTATGTTCCATTCCAAAGTTTTTGATTGAGGTTTTTTTATACTCTGATACTAAAGAAGGACAAAACCAAACTGAATATAGCAAATTATAGATCGATAACACTTCTTCATACCTAGTACAAAATTCTAACATGAATTATCAACAATAGAATAGTGCAAGTACTTTGGTCAACTATACCAGAATTATAAAAGGGCTTTATGAAAGGAAGACGAGCAGAAGACATACCAAGATCGATCCAAGACGCTATTGGTATTGATAATGTAAGTGGGAGGGACTTCTCAGTGATAATGGTGGAATTTCGGAAGCCTTAGGCTCCATCTCCCATAAATATATTCGGTAGCAGCAAAAAAGATTCGCATTTTCcctgaaaattattaatatggtAGGATTTATATTACGATACTCTTCTTCTAAACTTATCTTTTTATGATGGGAAGATTATTATGGGATAACAAGGGGATGCAAGCACAGAGATCCTTTGTCTCCAACCCTTTTTCTTATAGCATTATACTATTTACATGAAACCCTACGTTCTAtctctaaaaatgaaatacgAACTGCGGCTCTCTTTCACGTGGATGACTTAACTGTCTACTACATGgtttttttgaaagagataaTTTCGTATATGAGAGTAGTGTTTAGGACCCTGGAATCATTTTTTGAGCCTTCGGGTCTAGTGATCAACACCAACAATACTTGTCTTGTCTTGTCTCCACTAGAAGTTCTCCAGTAGATCAACTCTTCTTGGAGTCTCAGTAACAAAAGAGAATTGAGCAATCAGCATCAACACTAACGCGGAGAGAAACCTCGAATATATCTCTAGTATGCTAAGCACcataaaaatatcttagatAGGGTAAAAATATGGAACGCGGTTGCAATACTTCGATAAGTTCACTTACTTAGGTATACTCCTTATTTATAGgaaattaaagacaaaatacaGATCTTCCAGAGAAAATTTATATGGGGTTCAAAGCGATCTTATCTTTCAAAGAACCGCTAGTATGGTCCAATTTCATTGTGGAGCATAGGTCTAAAAATATAGTAACTGTGAGGAAATCTTTAAACTTCACATGACTGATTAGTCTCAGAAGTTGTTCggatttttggggaaaaatgcTTGAAAGACCATTTTAAAAGGAATACAGGATTTCCAATCAACGATAGAATTTTCATGGGTCCTCCAGAGCAGTTTATTTCTTCAGGTATTGTTAGTGCCTACTAGAAACAAATGAACAATTCATGGAAATCAATTGTGGACTCCGTTCTTCCTATGCTGGGCGTTGACGAATCATTGAACTTCAACCATAGAAAGAACACAATAGAGGAATTCTTCAAAACATTGGGAATTTtagcaattaaaaaattgtggagCGATATCACAGAAGCCATAGTATCTGCAAGAAAACCATTGAACCCCAAATTGTGGGTTCTCCGGCTGATTTGGTACGAATACACTTCCTTCGATTAGGTTGTAAATCGTCAGAAGATGTACTTAAAAActctaaaaaagaaagaaaaaaagttgcaaCCCTTTCATGGACTCAAAAGAAAAGTGGTTCCGCTAATGGATGGCTACCACCTAcacatatatttaactttaaaatagagTAATTAAACACTaaagtgttatttattatttatgcagCAAAAAGGAACAACTATTGCAACCTAGTGGTCTGGACAGACTCCCCTTAAGATCTCACAAAGTGCTGGAGAGGTTCGACATGAATGGAAAGCTTATCGTGAATGGAAAACGACACAACTAATCTAAAACCTTTTAGATAGggaattttcttcataattgtGACTGGTTCTTTCATCTAGCAAAACCCCTTGGAACTATCAGGCATTTCTGGTCATTTCATCCAATTGAACATATTTAAGAGATAAGTAATACATTTTGTGCCTTTGGGTTATTTTAGTCTTCATCATGTATGAACAACTTTATGAAttcttgacatattttataaagaagatattattagtatttgttttaaaattgaaattgaagttttaaagtattcaaaattaCCTTATTCATTTACACAGAGATGCATAAATTCTAATAGTCATGTattcattaaaaagtaatttaatatcaaagattttaataaaataaaatataatatctgatCTAAAAAGTTAACAAATAGAATACAATTCAAAACTTGAGTGTCTGTTCACCTGCAATCTCAAGTTTCCGGAACCTGTCATTACATTTGAACTGACTCTCTTGAATGTCTTtgaagtttaatatatatacaatgtctGTATCTTACATTTAAGATATATTGGCACATTAGATTaagacatatacatatatatatacactcgCTTGAAATACATTAAGGTTCCTTCCTACACTTGGTTATACCATTGACCAATTCATGGATAATGTACATTTTCTGAGGGTTTTTTACGTGATGAATTAGAATGTCAGACCGTTTgatactacatatttttttccccatgaaATGAAaccttgaaatatttatcaaatttatatcacAACGTTCTCTTAATATACCCGTGATATAGATGTCCTCTAAATTGATTAAAGAAGTGTCTAATGATCtcctaaaaataatatcagaGAAGAAAACTTATTAGTCGTAGCATTTTACCCATTCTGGATCATACCTGTATAAGCAAAGTCCAGCCTCAATGTCGAAAAAATACCCTGAGCCCGAAATTGCGTTAGGGAAAAAGTCATtggaataaacatattttggtaCGGTCCACTTATTGTCAGATGTCTCATTAGAGTTAATGAGACGATGAACCGGTGAATTTGGACCTAGGGACTTGCCAAATATTGTGAACGGATGTTTCTCAGCTATGAAGCTGAACTTGAAGAGCGAGTTTGGGTTTAGGTAGCAATCATCATCTATCTttagaatgaattttatatctATGTGAGAATCATTAAggaactttaaatatttgagcATAAAAACACTCTTTAGTGATAGATTGTCGTATGTGTCGATAAAGTTCTCTTGCAAAAGGTCATTGTTTAACAGGGCTTCATTGTGGATTTTTCTCTGAATTAGTGGATTTTTGGTTTTACCtgcaataaatatgtaaattgttataatatttaaaatcagtaCATGGaaatttgacttcttttttaataagctCATTTCTCGAATACTTttgaaatgcataaaaaaaaaaattattaaatatgatttaaaatgagatatttttttaataacaagtaCTGTTATTTGATTGAGATAAATATTACGAGTTCTTAGGAATCGAATGTtacattcaatttttcttcctttggaAATATATTCCAATTCGGATACAGTATTCGAATTCAGCCAAGTCTGAGTATAGAGTCAAGTACTATATTCAACTAGTGCTATCTCAGTCCAATCTATTCTAGTCTTAGAACCAGTCCTATTAGTCCTTAAGACCGTCCGTCCTTCGTAGAGTCAGTActtgaactgattaaaaaaaaataaaatcagttgaGTTACGTCATCAATGACCAAACTTTATTAGTTTAGGACTAAACtagaatataataattcataaaaacattacaAGATTCGAAAAATAAGTTGCTTATTAACTTATCTTGAATgaagttcctacaaaatgtgtaAATCCATAAAATGAAGAATCCTATGtggaagttaatatttttccaaatttttttttccatttatttatattatagatataattaaagagtaaacattattatactacttcaaaatatttgcaattaaaaaaaacctcgattttgattcattttaccagtttaacatttaattatttttgacgccaaatctttttaagttgtaataaaagctatatatattagttttagctaatattttatggaattgaaaaaaatatatatattagcttgCAAATATGACCCTTCATTTtgcttaatttttctattataagaCCCATTTTGCAGGAacttggaatgttttttatcagtTGGTATTACTTTTAACATTCATTAAAAAGGTGACTCAACTAAACGTTCGCTAGACgagaaataaaagtaaaacgCTACTGTGACTTTATTTCTGAATcgattttataacaattttaacaaacatcaacattataacataagtttgaaatttaatcaataaaatcgcCGTTAGACGTCTAAAGCCTACTTAAGCATCCCACTAGGTAAAGTACAAATGCCCTCCTTATCCCAGGTCTCAGAGATCTTGTTGTCCTGTGGGGACCTTTATTAAAACCCGTTCAACATTACCCCAGACAAAGtagtctaaaatattttatttgggcGAATTATGAGGTCAAGAACTCGTAGGGTCGTACATCCTATTCTCAGAATCAATAACATTGAGTGTTCTTTTGCTGGTGTGACATGTTGTCCCTTCTCGCTGCCAGATCATAAGTCGGTATTTCATGATGCCACAGATCCAAGGAAAGGCTTTGGTGCACTGATTACTGACTTAGAACATAGAATTGAAATGTTGTCCCTGCTTGAAGACTTTCGCTACGAACAATACCAACTACCATATCTTGTTCTGGGTATTTGACCTTTAAGATCCTAGGGacgttataaggactttttgaCAAGCATCTATTGTTCCTCGAGTTATGCTTCTGGGTTTGACAGAAAGTTATTTCATCTGAGAAGAACCAGACAAGATCTTTCGCTGGAAGCTTctgttttagcttgatcaaagcCTTGGTTTGGGTAACTCTTTTCTCCCTATTTAACGGAGTTAGAAGCTGTTCCTTACAAATTCCATAGCTGTTGTTCCGGTAGTCTTCATTTAGAACACGATACATAGTCGAACAGGACGCTACTTTGGTGCTGTCGGCGATTATATTCATCGACTGGgggattattttcaattttttgtttattttcgtcAACAAGCACAACTTTGGTAGCTTCCAGGATACAATGCTTTCGGGAAATCATCGTCAGTGTGTTTTCATTACCCTGCTCAAAACATTTTCTGAACTTTTGAACGAATCGAATAGTGCACCCGACCGTTTTAGGTAAAAATGCTCTatctattttacaattatacttgtacaaaatatagaaaagtgcacaccgttttcgttttattggatcagctgcaagcagccgtgagaggaaggaaggAAACACAAATCCTTCCCTCCATAACGACATATAAACTGGAATTAcaccaatgttgatcctcaattgttctgagagtccaacaaggactcccACTGATACATAacctttcatgagcacaatcactaaaaaatactttatactaatatttccctgtctcaagaattaaaggataatgataacaacgtcggaaaataaaaaagcctgTTCAGATTTCCAACAAGGAAAGCTGATCAGCTCTCAAGGACCTATTTCATACAGCTCTGAATATAACATGCTCCTTGTCGGAATAAAGGATATCATACATTAAGCTATCCatagaattattattgattattttgttaattattgatataatttatcaaaaattcagaaCTCACCTATGAAAAGTATTTGGATATTGTAATACTTAGTACAAAGGGGTTACTCCAACAatattcttcttcattatttgtTAACGCTTCAGAGCAGACGGGTTTggtattgtattataaaaatgggaaaatgaatatttcctaATTAGTGATCGGTAATATCCAGGTGCATCTCCCAGGGAATGGGCTGGAAGTTTTGtagcccccctccccaaatcaaggaatttttgctttttactagacatttcattatttgaattttttttcaaataattgaaaatgtgaaacttaatttttgaaatttttttcaaaagaaattgaaatgtaaaatttaattttggaaatttttttcgaaaaaaatttaatttcttgtataTGGCTgtggatttctgaatttttttcccaaaaaatttagttttttgagaatatctacagatttttaaatttgtttcttacaaattgatttttttgtgaatggctgtgtatttatgaaatctctttctaaaaaaataacatttgaatttttttttttttgaaaaaatttaatttttgaaatttttttcaaaatttttttattggaattcaaaaaaacaaggcccccctcaaaaaaaaaaaaaaaaaaattttttatatatataaatataattctgtggacGACCCTGAAATCAAACTATATCTTAAACTgtcttaaaaaatagtttttatgtcTGTCTGTCGATCTTTCATTTGGCTAAAATGTGGCGAGCATAAATAGTATATCATTTTATAAGCacaatattaatgtttttaaaatttgaacgcATTAGTGAGCAAGGAACAATATACTGCCCCTTTCTGAAATAACATGTTATCAcagggaaaaaattgttttatttagacacagaaataatattatgacttctgaaaaaattataaagcataTATTTTGTCATAGAAAGTACCATGTtctaaacaaaatttcattgcatAATACCTTTTTATTAGGTTATTAGATTGATCAATTGGGGGCAGTTAAGTTTTCTCacttttcggattttttttgacataatcaTCACCGATTTTGGTAATTTTCTGGGAGGGAACTTTTGCgctcttaattatatttacatcatattAGTTCTTTGTTTAATTGTCACTTCCTTTCTTATCCTAAAGTGGGTATAACGATCCATAATTCCATAATTGATTACTTAGATgccaaataaaagttttcaatGCAGGATGGGATAAATCACTGTCTTAGAGTTGATGATTCATCAGTTTTtaacatgaattaattattttcttctacaattgttatttaatggaagaattatttaatatttattttcaaggtgGTTGCGTGGCTAGTGTCTATCCATATATTAAGTAATCTATGGTCTAAACAGGCTAGAATTTTGTTAgccaaaaacaaatatgtagtTTGCAATCTCAttctatttaacatatttaatctTAGTCTAAAAAACGcggatatttcaattaaatggTCCAAAGTTGGGCTCCGGACAAGAAATTTAAAGGGGGATGTACACCATGTAGGCATAAATAATAGATAGCTAAGTTGGTCCAACTTTGTACCTCAATAAGGGTCAGAAAAAATGACTGCGAGGAAAAGCcaagagcgagacatatggtattactgaattaaaacccttgttacgatcagctgcctgttatatgatttcgggtcgagaaaatgaattactgctataaagttAAGAACCTTCTACGTTTAAACTAGTATTagtgttgaaaaaatattaattatatttcaatttatatacgAGGTGTGCTCAAAAAGTAAGGCGACTAAgtattttcaggaaaaaatattcatttattcataaatatttatgctgTCCCATCAAAGTAATCCCCGTCAGACACAAAACAGTTGTGCCAATGTTTTTTCCAATCTTCGAAACACTTCTCATAGGTTTTTTTTCGGTATAGTCTTGAGCTCTTTCagcgatgcagtctttatctccacaatcgttgcaaatctctgTTCTTTCATAGGACTCTTGAGTTTTGGGATCAAGAAAAAGTCACAAGGGGCCAAATGCGGGGAATGAGGTAGCTACAAACATACGCTAAGAGCTCCTGATGCACTCCGCCAtggtagcaaaaaaaaaaaaaaaaaacgttgatGACATCTTCCCAGACATTTGGAAAGAGTTTTTAccattattaaacattttttgtactCAAAACAATTTCACTTTATGACACTGTTAACAGTTCAAGTTTTTTAGAAggacttaatttcattttataaacaaaatgtgaagcaaattctttgatccatgtttttcattaccaaaaaaaaattgccgaacccgcaaaatacttctaaccgttatgcctctcacaaacaaaccaaacatattatatagctgaaaaagtaaatatatgttcgtggcaAGTGTACTAGtataaagacataaaaaaaaatcaggcgTACCAAATGTGAGTTACCTGAGAACTTTGGAAAAGTCATCCTACTTTTTGAACtcaccttgtatatatatacattttgttagtaatttaaaaaaaattcacaccCTAGGTAGGGGATAAGTCTTACTTAAGATAGAAAAGATATCATTGCCACGCCCTAttaaatgatgaacaaaaaGAGGAAAGAACAAACCCAACAACAGTTTTtcatatcttatttataaacttagtttttaattacaaaaatagcaTCCTCATACTTTAatagtatgtattatttattatgtacaggGATCATTATTGGTGCATTTAGGGGATGCTAAAAAGAATACATCGaaagtcaacatggtaactGTAACactttaataaatgttttggataatatcagcttagctgttatgacgtttacTTAGATCATgcacaatcagctgtgacaagagaagaGGAGGGGGAAAGTAATGAacaacaaggacattggcaagaattattctaATGTCCATCTTCAATTTGAATTCAACATGGACTTATAGTTATAACTTCAGAAAAACCCCTCAAGGTTGCTCTCTGTCTGGCATGAGTAAGCACCAATGTTAAATGCGGTTTAGTATATAATCCTATTTGGTAGAAATTGAAGTTTACtcctcatgaattaaaaaaataatgaaaagaaatggaatgttaggaaaagaaaattcttttataagattgccaactccaaaaaaccTCGCAAACTACAAAAAAGCTATCAATTAGCATCactaattatgtacatatgtgaaAAATACTAGAATGTAGGCAAAAATACCTCTGTTTAAATGAGAGCTATTCAAAAGAACTCTGATTTTAAATCGACTCGACTCGACTGCTACAGGAGAAGAGAAAATATAACTATGTTTCAAACAAAAGGTTGTTCTTATACGAAGTGCATCCATaattgtaattgaaaataaaaatatgtacaaatgaaGTGTGAACAGAGatgaattattgtttttttttttactattttcattttataaaatttaatgggaTATTAAGTCCGtaaaatcagtcattttttttctctcattacCAATAAGGTTTAATGTAGGaagatttttctttctatatgaACGTACATCGGTGAGTTTATGCATGAATTGAGAAATCCATGGTTTGTGGAGCCTGTAtggttatttttgtatattttacaatggatagttcaattaataaatttgtggtagggatatgtttaaaaaataacatatttggaTAAATGATTggaaatttgatacatttttacaatAGGTAATAGGTTACAATAAGTggtaacatttaaattttttctaatccaaataacttatattaatattgcttTTATGCGAAGTCATTTATGGATTAAAACTTAGAAAAAGATGGACTAAAACGAATCTTGCTCTCATTCAGATTTAACTGTATCTTGAAGATTGCAATAATGAGTAAGTAGAGATGAGACAAGTCGTGGACTCGGATACAAAGTACCCAAATAACTTGTATTATTCGAAAATAGACATGAACTGGCTTTGAATGCTTGaactttttacatataataaaaaagatctgGGAGATTTTTGGGGTGTTAAAACCCCTGTAGTACATATTGggggaaaaaggaaaaattaaatttttatatgaaaaatttaaaaaattctacttcaaatatgatttttttccctcaatttccacagctgtttttttttggagggaggATGGCTACATCATCTCCAACTCATCCTTTGCGGACATCCTTGATTCAAGACAAGTATCCCTTTAATTTTCGTTTCATATTTGGATCTAAATGTTCAGTTATCCCAAAATTTATCCAAACATTTACGTCTACAGATCCAAACTGACCCAGATTCGAGAAAATGTCATAGAAGATATGTCCCATCCTTACCcataagtcaattatattcgTTTTGAGTACTCAAAGTGAAAGtggattatttgattatatgagACCTGTAATTTATTGCTTTAATATGGtgtaaatttttagaattatatatatttaatacatgagGGCTGGGCTTCTACtctatgaaaaattgatttgatatgCATGATAATTCACTTCCACAATTAGTTAATTTCGAAACTAAAAAACCTGACATACATTGAAATCATTGACCTTACCcagaataaaaatcaacatgattgGCAAGGAATCCATTGCAGAGCCCCATGTTTCTCGAATAGTCGTTCTCTCCATGAAATTTTCCACTGCTGAGTGACAAATGATGAGAATTTTGGTCGTTGAGTTCGCTATTCCTTTTTCATCTTCTATTATCATGGTTTGAGGTACGTATGGCTCTATAATGGTTGTACGTTTTTGAGGATGTATGTAGTATGATGCGTTAAGAGTGTCATTTGGGAGCCACTTTAAATCCTTTTCTttatcttcatattttaaataattagggAAATAACTTTCCTCTGGTATTAAATCCACTTGATTCAACTTGGGGGATGAGATCCTCATtaaaaattgaggaaaaaagCTTACCATTATGAAAATGGACGTTACAAGAAGTATAATAGCTttaatcatacatttttttagctcattcattgtttaaattacactttttcattctatttttgaaccctagaaataaataagagtatataaaaataaatacaattatatttttgtcaaaccattaaaatattaataacttatatgTATAGTTAAGATTAGTTTTCTCACTTTCTAAACCCCTTATggctatacatatttttacttcaaactTCTAAAGTAGTAAATAAAAGGTATGCATATCTAATTAACCATA includes the following:
- the LOC121128442 gene encoding beta-1,3-galactosyltransferase 1 isoform X2 is translated as MNELKKCMIKAIILLVTSIFIMVSFFPQFLMRISSPKLNQVDLIPEESYFPNYLKYEDKEKDLKWLPNDTLNASYYIHPQKRTTIIEPYVPQTMIIEDEKGIANSTTKILIICHSAVENFMERTTIRETWGSAMDSLPIMLIFILGKTKNPLIQRKIHNEALLNNDLLQENFIDTYDNLSLKSVFMLKYLKFLNDSHIDIKFILKIDDDCYLNPNSLFKFSFIAEKHPFTIFGKSLGPNSPVHRLINSNETSDNKWTVPKYVYSNDFFPNAISGSGYFFDIEAGLCLYRRSLDTSLINLEDIYITVSNGLTF
- the LOC121128442 gene encoding beta-1,3-galactosyltransferase 1 isoform X1, which produces MNELKKCMIKAIILLVTSIFIMVSFFPQFLMRISSPKLNQVDLIPEESYFPNYLKYEDKEKDLKWLPNDTLNASYYIHPQKRTTIIEPYVPQTMIIEDEKGIANSTTKILIICHSAVENFMERTTIRETWGSAMDSLPIMLIFILGKTKNPLIQRKIHNEALLNNDLLQENFIDTYDNLSLKSVFMLKYLKFLNDSHIDIKFILKIDDDCYLNPNSLFKFSFIAEKHPFTIFGKSLGPNSPVHRLINSNETSDNKWTVPKYVYSNDFFPNAISGSGYFFDIEAGLCLYRRSLDTSLINLEDIYITGILRERCDINLINISRFHFMGKKICSIKRSDILIHHVKNPQKMYIIHELVNGITKCRKEP
- the Noa36 gene encoding zinc finger protein 330 homolog, whose amino-acid sequence is MPNKKTGQRKKAEKQKARQKVIRDGVRARKDCITLAPCNGKMECDKCGRLQKNRAFCYFCESLQRLPCCAECGKVKCMLKTGDCVIKHPGVFTSGTAMVGAICDFCEAWICHGRKCLSVHPCTCPLADAVCFECERSIWSHGGRIFTCSFCDNFLCEDDQFEHQASCQILERDDYKCASCNRIGQHSCLRCKICYCDDHVRRKGIKYDKNSPLPCPKCGYETTETKGMSMSTKTHKYGANAREPDNYAEPKWYQADEEEEDEDEEEDP